One genomic window of bacterium includes the following:
- a CDS encoding dienelactone hydrolase family protein, whose product MLQREIDVPTPDGEMNTFVVQPETGGPHPTVLFFMDAPGKREELHEMARRIAAAGYFVVLPNLYYRKVREFRMELTDEGIKRMFEMMRHLSNALVAEDTKALLAFVATEAGAKEGPAGVVGYCMSGPFALAAAAAFPERFAAVASIYGTPLVTKRDDSPHLMLDRIPGELYFACAEFDTYAPREQIDALATHLKAAGANHRIEWYPGTQHGFAFPGRDTYHELGAERHWARLFDLFERNLT is encoded by the coding sequence ATGCTCCAACGTGAAATCGACGTGCCGACGCCGGATGGCGAGATGAATACCTTCGTCGTCCAGCCGGAGACGGGTGGCCCTCACCCCACCGTGCTCTTCTTCATGGATGCACCGGGCAAACGGGAGGAGCTCCATGAGATGGCCCGGCGTATCGCCGCCGCCGGCTACTTCGTGGTCCTGCCAAACCTCTACTACCGGAAGGTCCGCGAATTCCGAATGGAGCTCACGGACGAGGGGATCAAGCGCATGTTCGAGATGATGCGTCATCTATCGAATGCGCTCGTCGCAGAAGACACCAAGGCCCTGCTTGCGTTCGTGGCGACCGAGGCCGGCGCAAAGGAAGGCCCCGCCGGCGTGGTGGGCTACTGCATGAGCGGCCCGTTCGCGCTGGCCGCCGCAGCGGCTTTTCCCGAGCGTTTTGCTGCCGTCGCCTCCATCTATGGCACGCCACTGGTGACCAAGCGAGACGACTCTCCCCACCTCATGCTGGATCGGATCCCCGGCGAACTCTATTTCGCCTGCGCGGAGTTCGACACCTATGCGCCTCGGGAGCAGATCGATGCACTCGCCACCCACCTGAAAGCCGCGGGCGCGAACCATCGCATCGAGTGGTATCCGGGCACCCAGCATGGCTTTGCATTCCCGGGGCGCGACACCTACCACGAGCTCGGTGCCGAGCGCCATTGGGCTCGGCTCTTCGACCTCTTCGAACGGAACCTGACATGA
- a CDS encoding DoxX family membrane protein: protein MSRIKTILLWVMAVLYMFAGYNHLVNPAFYVAIMPPELPNPEWLNVISGLAEIVLGVFLLEPRTRVLAAWGLIALLIAVFPTNVYVAVENVGTEGPGSGNAMANMIRLPFQALFILWAWWYTRPDAEGTE from the coding sequence ATGAGTCGAATCAAGACGATCCTGCTTTGGGTGATGGCGGTTCTCTACATGTTCGCCGGGTACAACCACCTGGTGAACCCGGCGTTCTACGTCGCGATCATGCCGCCGGAGCTTCCCAATCCGGAATGGTTGAATGTGATCTCGGGGCTCGCTGAAATCGTGCTCGGGGTCTTCCTGCTCGAACCGCGCACACGTGTGCTTGCAGCATGGGGGTTGATCGCCCTGCTCATCGCGGTGTTTCCCACCAATGTGTATGTGGCGGTGGAGAACGTCGGTACCGAGGGCCCGGGCAGCGGAAACGCCATGGCGAACATGATCCGCCTGCCCTTCCAGGCGCTCTTCATCCTGTGGGCCTGGTGGTACACCCGCCCGGATGCGGAGGGAACGGAATGA